The Fusarium graminearum PH-1 chromosome 2, whole genome shotgun sequence genome includes a region encoding these proteins:
- a CDS encoding fumarylacetoacetase translates to MSWLSIPSESHFSIANIPFGIISTSSNPTPRPAVAIGDHVLDLQAFAKGDGFSGSPDAQKHADVFSQSSLNAFAALGRPVHRVVRSYLQDIFAKDTKYAQILKDNQKLQETALLKSSDVKNHVPLNIGDYTDFYVGKHHAFNVGCLFRGPDNALQPNYTHLPVAYHGRASSVVISGTPIRRPWGQILRPGNKVPDLAPSEKLDIELEMGMFICRENALGEPIPISEAEDYIFGYVLLNDWSARDVQAWEYVPLGPFTAKNLGSSISAWVVLADALDGAKAAGIKNDSEILPYLKENKEKNVLDIDLEVEIITADGNKQILSKTSSRNLLWSWPQMIAHHTITGCNLRPGDFLGSGTISGPDSGTEGSLLEQTKGGKVAIKLNNGEERKFIQNGDTLVLRGSYGSGDAKVGFGEVSGTILEPLPLFK, encoded by the exons ATGTCGTGGCTATCTATTCCCTCAGAATCTcacttctccatcgccaacatcCCGTTCGGCATCATCTCTACATCCTCCAACCCAACTCCCAGACCTGCCGTCGCCATTGGAGATCATGTTCTAGACCTGCAAGCCTTTGCAAAGGGAGATGGATTCTCTGGTAGCCCAGATGCTCAAAAGCATGCTGACGTCTTCTCTCAATCTTCGTTGAACGCCTTTGCAGCTCTTGGACGTCCTGTTCATCGCGTTGTCAGAAGCTATCTCCAGGATATCTTTGCAAAGGACACCAAATATGCCCAAATTCTCAAGGACAACCAAAAGCTCCAAGAAACAGCTCTTCTCAAGAGTTCAGATGTGAAGAACCATGTTCCCCTCAACATTGGAGACTACACCGACTTCTATGTCGGAAAGCATCACGCCTTCAACGTCGGCTGTCTTTTCCGTGGTCCCGATAACGCGCTGCAACCAAACTACACACATCTTCCTGTCGCGTACCACGGAAGAGCAAGCAGTGTTGTCATCTCTGGAACACCAATCCGCCGTCCATGGGGTCAAATCCTCCGTCCGGGCAACAAGGTTCCTGATCTTGCACCTTCCGAGAAGTTGGATATTGAGCTTGAGATGGGCATGTTCATCTGTCGCGAGAACGCTTTGGGTGAACCCATTCCTATCAGCGAAGCAGAGGACTATATCTTCGGCTATGTCCTTCTGAACGATTGGAGTGCGCGTGATGTCCAGGCCTGGGAGTACGTGCCTCTTGGACCTTTTACCGCCAAGAATCTGGGTTCTAGTATTAGTGCCTGGGTTGTCCTCGCAGATGCTCTAGACGGCGCAAAGGCAGCTGGTATCAAGAACGACAGCGAGATTCTACCCTACCTaaaggagaacaaggagaagaacgtTTTGGACATTGACTTGGAAGTGGAGATTATTA CGGCGGATGGAAACAAGCAAATCCTAAGCAAGACTAGCTCCAGAAACCTTCTCTGGTCATGGCCCCAAATGATTGCTCACCACACCATCACCGGCTGCAATCTGCGTCCTGGTGATTTCCTGGGCTCTGGTACCATCTCTGGCCCAGACTCTGGTACCGAGGGAAGTTTGTTAGAACAGACAAAGGGCGGCAAGGTTGccatcaaactcaacaacgGTGAAGAGCGCAAGTTTATCCAAAATGGCGACACACTCGTGCTTAGAGGGTCCTATGGCAGTGGCGATGCTAAGGTTGGCTTTGGTGAGGTTTCTGGAACTATCCTCGAGCCTCTTCCATTATTCAAGTAA